The following coding sequences are from one Desulfosoma caldarium window:
- a CDS encoding TRAP transporter large permease — translation MSPEVLTVAMFGTLVVAVALGHPLAYTLAGVATLFGLIDNGFNVPMLFNMYANQCWGIMDNYVLVAIPLFIFMAQLLDRSKVAEKLFESLYIVLGSVKGGLGLAVVVVCTVFAATTGIIGASVVAMGLLATPALLEKGYDKAMTSGIICAAGTLGILIPPSIMMVVYGGLTGLKETSVGNLFAGAVIPGLILSTLYFVYILVRCTMNPRVGPPISKEEADRYSSAQKWAMTMKSLVPPLALIFMVMGTILAGVATPTEAAGLGALGAFLLAAANRKLTWKMLKECSYATMRTTAMVMMLFIGGKFFSSVFLRMGGGDVVADLLIGSGLSRWTIVFIMMLIVFIMGMFVDWAAILLVTVPIFMPIVLELEIDPLWFSMLMCVNLQTSFLTPPFGYALFYFAGVAPKGYDMMTIYKGILPFVALQLIGLLLMTVFPALVTWLPDLFFGR, via the coding sequence ATGAGTCCTGAAGTTCTCACCGTGGCCATGTTCGGCACTTTGGTGGTTGCCGTGGCCTTAGGGCACCCGCTGGCCTACACCTTGGCGGGCGTCGCGACCCTCTTTGGTTTAATCGATAACGGTTTCAATGTGCCCATGCTGTTCAACATGTACGCCAACCAGTGCTGGGGCATCATGGACAACTACGTCCTGGTGGCCATTCCCCTCTTCATCTTCATGGCCCAGCTTCTGGATCGATCCAAGGTCGCTGAAAAGCTTTTTGAATCGCTTTACATCGTCTTGGGCAGTGTCAAGGGTGGGCTCGGTTTGGCCGTGGTGGTGGTCTGCACCGTCTTTGCCGCCACCACAGGCATCATCGGCGCCTCGGTGGTGGCCATGGGGCTTTTGGCAACTCCGGCTCTTTTAGAAAAAGGCTATGACAAAGCCATGACCAGCGGCATCATCTGCGCCGCCGGGACGCTGGGCATTCTCATTCCCCCTAGTATTATGATGGTCGTTTACGGCGGTTTGACAGGCCTCAAGGAAACCTCCGTCGGAAACCTTTTTGCGGGAGCCGTCATTCCGGGACTTATCCTCTCGACCTTATATTTCGTGTATATCCTAGTGCGCTGCACCATGAACCCGCGCGTGGGACCACCCATCAGCAAAGAAGAAGCGGATCGGTACTCTTCGGCACAGAAGTGGGCCATGACCATGAAATCCTTGGTGCCGCCGCTGGCCTTGATCTTTATGGTCATGGGAACCATTTTGGCCGGCGTGGCCACGCCAACGGAGGCCGCCGGTTTGGGCGCACTGGGGGCCTTCCTTCTCGCCGCGGCCAACCGAAAGCTTACATGGAAAATGCTTAAGGAATGTAGCTATGCCACGATGCGCACCACGGCCATGGTGATGATGCTCTTTATCGGTGGAAAATTCTTCAGCAGCGTCTTTCTGCGCATGGGTGGCGGTGATGTGGTGGCCGATTTGCTTATCGGGTCGGGGTTGAGCCGATGGACGATCGTGTTCATCATGATGCTCATTGTGTTCATCATGGGCATGTTTGTGGACTGGGCGGCCATTCTTTTGGTCACCGTCCCCATCTTCATGCCCATTGTTCTGGAACTGGAAATCGATCCCTTATGGTTTTCCATGCTCATGTGTGTCAATCTGCAAACCTCCTTTCTCACTCCACCCTTTGGCTACGCACTCTTTTATTTTGCCGGTGTGGCTCCCAAGGGCTATGATATGATGACAATCTATAAAGGAATTCTTCCCTTCGTGGCGTTGCAGCTTATCGGCTTGCTTCTCATGACCGTTTTTCCCGCACTCGTGACCTGGCTGCCCGATCTCTTTTTTGGCCGATAA
- a CDS encoding LutC/YkgG family protein translates to MNAQDLVALMTQRAQAVQMVVRACADWRDAVAYTVDVTADQKGATIAPWGLPEEAHELLVRRAESQGLRVLAPPLRDHLEEIHTALTPAHWGIAETGTLVLDSTSEDLRLATMLSETHVLVLPESRLRLSSLDMVDTLRTWHGEPPRYVAFISGASRTADIERVLSIGVHGPQQVHLLILKEAAP, encoded by the coding sequence ATGAACGCTCAGGACCTTGTGGCACTTATGACTCAGAGGGCTCAGGCGGTGCAGATGGTGGTGCGTGCCTGTGCCGACTGGAGGGATGCCGTAGCCTATACTGTGGATGTGACCGCCGATCAAAAGGGCGCCACCATCGCGCCGTGGGGCCTTCCAGAAGAGGCTCACGAGCTTCTTGTCCGGCGTGCCGAATCCCAAGGTCTTCGCGTCTTGGCCCCTCCTTTGCGTGACCATCTCGAAGAAATCCACACGGCACTCACTCCAGCCCACTGGGGCATCGCCGAAACGGGCACCTTGGTGCTGGATTCCACCTCGGAAGATCTTCGCCTGGCCACCATGCTCTCCGAAACCCACGTGCTGGTGCTTCCCGAAAGCCGGCTTCGCCTGTCTTCGCTGGACATGGTGGATACCTTGAGAACCTGGCACGGGGAACCGCCACGTTACGTGGCGTTCATTTCCGGGGCCAGTCGCACGGCGGACATTGAACGGGTTCTCAGCATCGGCGTGCACGGGCCGCAACAAGTTCACCTATTGATCCTCAAGGAGGCCGCTCCATGA
- the ldhH gene encoding L-lactate dehydrogenase (quinone) large subunit LdhH, producing MTTQATSSMKTYRQQLRRALDNTFLRQTLDTFAAAYRESRVKAFEGIDVESLVDDIARRKASALPHLEELFAQFKQHAEAAGAVVHSAKTAQEANDLIAAIAREHGVHKIIKSKSMTAEETFLNAHLEQEGFHVTETDLGEWIIQLRREGPSHMVLPAIHLSRHQVAELFEKVTGEKQNPDDIEKMVKVARRTLRRAYLEADMGISGANFAVAESGTLGLVTNEGNARLVTTLPRVHVALVGYDKLVPDLETALTILKALPRNATGQIISTYVTWITGATDCGSSPTGRKILHIIFLDNGRLHLAKHPVFSQALQCVRCGACANVCPIYRLVGGHNYGHVYIGAIGLILTAFYHGVPNARALVMNCLNCQACKAVCPAGIDLPYLIKRTVGHVLEAEKRRPVKNRLLNVVLKDRRLFHFLLRRAFLAQKPLAGKEPLIRHLPLFFDKAHGFRSLPVISATPLRDRWPGIKPYVANPALRVTLFGGCLIDFVYPEQAQAILPLLADHRVAVDYPQAQTCCGLPALMAAEEETARHVALQNLEAVDLDHTDWILTLCASCGSHMKENYPKLLGHDPALADRVQRFTAKIIDFSSFVQDVLKVSKDEFLEGGVKTAYHAPCHLCRGLKVVDTPRELLKTAGLDYVPTRDEDVCCGFGGSYSLEFPEISAELLRRKLDNVEASGAHMLVTDCPGCVLQLRGGADKQGRPFEVCHMAEAVARTYRRAKRISAEKHG from the coding sequence ATGACGACGCAGGCGACGTCCAGCATGAAAACCTATCGTCAGCAGTTGCGCCGGGCTTTGGACAACACCTTCCTTCGACAAACCTTGGATACTTTTGCCGCCGCGTATCGGGAATCCCGGGTCAAAGCTTTTGAGGGCATCGACGTGGAATCCCTCGTCGACGACATCGCGCGCCGAAAGGCGTCGGCCTTGCCGCACCTGGAAGAACTCTTCGCTCAATTCAAGCAGCACGCCGAAGCGGCCGGGGCCGTGGTCCATTCCGCCAAGACGGCCCAAGAAGCCAACGACCTCATAGCGGCCATTGCGCGGGAACACGGCGTGCACAAGATCATCAAGTCCAAGTCCATGACGGCGGAAGAAACCTTTCTGAACGCCCATCTGGAACAGGAAGGTTTTCATGTGACCGAGACCGATTTGGGTGAATGGATCATTCAGTTGCGCCGTGAAGGCCCCTCACACATGGTCCTGCCCGCCATTCATCTATCCCGACATCAGGTGGCCGAACTCTTTGAAAAGGTGACCGGAGAAAAACAAAATCCCGACGACATCGAAAAGATGGTCAAGGTGGCCCGGCGTACCCTGCGCCGGGCGTATCTGGAAGCGGATATGGGAATCTCCGGAGCCAATTTCGCCGTGGCCGAATCCGGCACTCTGGGGCTGGTGACCAATGAAGGCAATGCCCGCTTGGTCACCACACTGCCCCGAGTGCACGTGGCCTTGGTGGGCTACGACAAACTCGTACCCGATCTGGAAACGGCCTTGACCATCTTAAAAGCACTGCCGCGCAACGCCACGGGGCAGATCATTTCCACTTACGTGACCTGGATCACGGGAGCGACCGATTGTGGGTCTTCCCCCACGGGCCGAAAGATTTTGCACATCATCTTTCTGGATAACGGCCGCTTGCACCTGGCCAAGCATCCCGTCTTTTCCCAGGCTCTGCAGTGCGTGCGCTGTGGAGCTTGTGCCAATGTGTGCCCCATCTATCGTCTGGTGGGCGGCCACAACTACGGCCATGTGTACATCGGAGCCATCGGCCTTATCCTCACGGCCTTTTACCACGGCGTGCCCAACGCTCGAGCCCTGGTCATGAACTGCCTCAACTGCCAGGCATGCAAAGCGGTTTGTCCCGCCGGCATCGACCTGCCGTATCTCATCAAGCGCACCGTTGGGCATGTGCTTGAGGCCGAAAAGCGTCGTCCTGTTAAAAATCGGCTGCTCAATGTGGTGCTCAAAGATCGCCGGCTCTTTCACTTCCTCCTTCGCCGCGCCTTTCTCGCCCAAAAGCCCTTGGCCGGCAAAGAGCCTCTCATTCGTCATTTGCCCCTGTTTTTTGACAAGGCCCATGGGTTTCGAAGCCTTCCGGTCATTTCGGCCACACCTCTGCGGGACCGATGGCCAGGCATTAAGCCTTACGTGGCCAATCCGGCCCTACGTGTGACCCTTTTCGGCGGGTGTTTGATCGATTTTGTCTATCCCGAACAGGCTCAAGCCATCTTACCCCTTCTGGCGGATCACCGGGTCGCCGTCGACTACCCTCAAGCGCAGACATGCTGCGGCCTTCCGGCACTCATGGCCGCCGAAGAAGAAACGGCCCGTCATGTAGCCCTGCAAAACCTCGAGGCCGTGGATCTGGACCATACTGATTGGATTTTGACCCTCTGCGCGTCCTGCGGTTCTCACATGAAGGAAAACTACCCCAAACTTCTGGGCCATGACCCAGCCCTGGCCGATCGGGTTCAACGTTTTACAGCCAAGATCATCGATTTTAGTTCATTTGTTCAAGACGTGCTGAAGGTTTCCAAGGATGAATTCCTCGAGGGGGGAGTAAAAACCGCCTACCACGCGCCGTGCCATTTGTGTCGAGGTTTGAAAGTGGTGGACACGCCGCGGGAACTGCTCAAAACGGCGGGTTTGGACTATGTGCCCACCCGCGATGAGGATGTGTGTTGTGGGTTCGGTGGATCTTATTCGTTAGAGTTTCCAGAAATCTCGGCGGAACTGCTCAGACGAAAGCTGGACAACGTGGAGGCGTCGGGAGCCCACATGCTGGTGACGGATTGTCCGGGGTGTGTTCTTCAGCTGCGCGGAGGCGCCGACAAGCAGGGCCGTCCCTTTGAGGTATGCCACATGGCCGAAGCCGTCGCCCGCACGTACCGACGGGCAAAGAGAATCTCGGCTGAAAAGCATGGCTAA
- a CDS encoding acyl CoA:acetate/3-ketoacid CoA transferase, with amino-acid sequence MTDHIVSGTHPFLSPYPPQRTRKGKIVSAQEAVQVIRDGDTVATGGFVGTGFAEEVAMALEKRFLETGRPRNLTLVYAAGQGDGKERGLNHLGHEGLVKRVVGGHWGLVPKLQRLAMENKIEAYNLPQGVITHMYRDIAAKKPRTLTTVGLETFVDPRNGGGKLNSITTEDLVELMVIDGEEILAYKTFPIHVAIIRGTTADTEGNITMEREALTLETLSLATAAHNSGGFVIAQVERIAERGTLNARHVKIPGILVDCIVVASPENHWQTFAAPYNPAFSCEIRVPMTTVPTIPLNERKIIARRAAFELKANSVVNLGIGMPEGVANVAVEEKILEYLTLTAEPGVIGGMPAGGLNFGAAVNTDAIIDQTAQFDFYDGGGLDIAFLGMAQADAQGNVNVSKFGPKIAGAGGFINISQNAKKVVFMGTFTAGGLKTVLEDGALRVLHEGRAKKFVSQVEHVTFSGSYARRRKKAVLYITERCVFTLTDDGVELTEIAPGVDLEQDILAHMDFVPVIRGTPRLMDDRIFWDEPMDLKTELLSLPLEERLVYDPQENLFFVNFEGFSVKTLEEVETIREAVEKILKPVGHKVYAIVNYDNFTIFPDVVDPYTDMVKYLVDHYYTGVTRYTTSAFLRMKLGDALAKRGVAPHIYVRAEEAREALKKL; translated from the coding sequence ATGACCGACCACATCGTTTCAGGAACCCATCCCTTTCTTTCGCCCTATCCGCCCCAGAGAACGCGCAAAGGCAAAATCGTCAGCGCTCAGGAAGCCGTCCAGGTGATTCGAGACGGAGACACGGTGGCCACCGGGGGTTTTGTGGGCACGGGGTTTGCCGAGGAAGTGGCCATGGCCCTGGAAAAACGGTTTTTGGAAACGGGAAGACCTCGAAACCTGACCCTGGTGTACGCCGCCGGGCAAGGGGACGGCAAAGAACGCGGCCTGAATCATCTGGGGCATGAGGGTCTGGTCAAACGCGTTGTGGGCGGGCATTGGGGTTTGGTGCCCAAGTTGCAGCGCCTGGCCATGGAAAACAAGATCGAGGCGTACAATTTGCCTCAAGGCGTCATCACGCACATGTACCGAGATATTGCCGCCAAAAAGCCGCGAACGCTCACCACGGTGGGCCTGGAAACCTTTGTGGATCCGAGAAACGGTGGAGGAAAGCTGAATTCCATCACCACAGAGGACTTGGTGGAACTTATGGTGATCGACGGCGAAGAGATTCTCGCCTACAAGACCTTTCCCATCCATGTGGCCATCATTCGCGGAACCACCGCGGATACCGAAGGCAACATCACCATGGAACGGGAAGCCTTGACCTTGGAAACCCTGTCTTTGGCCACGGCCGCCCACAACAGCGGCGGCTTTGTTATCGCTCAGGTGGAACGCATCGCCGAACGGGGAACGCTCAACGCTCGGCACGTCAAGATTCCGGGCATTTTGGTGGACTGCATCGTGGTGGCGTCTCCGGAAAACCATTGGCAGACCTTTGCGGCACCGTACAATCCCGCGTTTTCCTGCGAAATTCGCGTGCCCATGACCACCGTGCCCACCATTCCTCTGAATGAGAGAAAAATCATCGCACGCCGAGCCGCCTTTGAACTCAAGGCCAACAGCGTGGTCAACCTGGGCATCGGCATGCCGGAAGGCGTGGCCAACGTGGCCGTGGAAGAAAAGATTTTGGAATACTTAACCCTCACGGCCGAACCGGGAGTGATCGGCGGTATGCCGGCCGGAGGTTTAAATTTCGGTGCCGCCGTCAACACCGATGCGATAATCGATCAGACGGCCCAGTTCGACTTTTACGATGGCGGTGGTTTGGACATTGCCTTCTTGGGTATGGCCCAGGCCGATGCGCAGGGCAACGTCAATGTGAGCAAATTCGGGCCAAAGATTGCCGGGGCCGGAGGATTCATTAACATCAGTCAAAACGCCAAGAAAGTGGTTTTTATGGGCACCTTTACTGCCGGTGGGCTCAAGACCGTGCTGGAAGACGGCGCCCTGCGCGTCCTTCATGAAGGCAGGGCGAAAAAGTTTGTCTCTCAGGTCGAGCATGTCACCTTTAGCGGGAGCTACGCGCGGCGGCGCAAAAAAGCCGTCCTTTACATCACCGAACGCTGCGTTTTTACCCTGACGGACGACGGTGTGGAATTGACGGAGATCGCTCCAGGGGTCGACCTGGAACAGGATATTTTGGCCCATATGGACTTTGTGCCCGTGATTCGAGGTACGCCGCGCCTCATGGACGACCGCATCTTTTGGGACGAACCCATGGATCTCAAAACGGAACTGCTTTCCCTGCCGTTGGAAGAACGGCTTGTGTACGATCCCCAGGAAAATCTCTTTTTTGTCAACTTTGAAGGCTTTAGCGTGAAGACCCTGGAAGAGGTGGAAACCATTCGGGAGGCTGTGGAAAAGATTCTCAAGCCTGTGGGTCACAAAGTTTATGCCATCGTCAACTACGACAATTTCACCATCTTTCCCGACGTGGTGGATCCCTACACGGACATGGTGAAGTATCTGGTGGACCACTACTACACGGGAGTGACCCGCTACACCACCAGCGCCTTTCTGCGCATGAAGTTGGGTGACGCTCTGGCCAAGCGCGGCGTGGCGCCCCACATTTACGTGCGAGCCGAAGAAGCCCGCGAGGCGCTCAAAAAGCTCTAG
- a CDS encoding HAD family hydrolase, producing MTGPPKAVLFDFGRVISAPKPASLFESYERDLKLPLGSLNRIMFDDPVWEDTLLGRRSLNEYWETMGPRLGLRDATAVAAFRARYDADEKPNTPVIAMIQNLHGRVALGVLSNAPRGLTAWLERWRVLSLFDVVVCSAEEGVRKPWKEAYRLALERLRVTPQEALFVDDTEENVKAAEALGMASHLYRDPSGLSLFLSAHGLDPFQTRNP from the coding sequence GTGACGGGCCCACCAAAGGCAGTTCTTTTTGATTTCGGGCGTGTGATATCCGCTCCCAAGCCGGCATCGCTTTTTGAAAGCTACGAACGGGACCTCAAACTGCCTTTGGGCAGCCTCAACCGCATCATGTTTGACGATCCCGTGTGGGAGGACACTCTGCTGGGCCGACGAAGCCTCAATGAGTATTGGGAAACGATGGGGCCTCGGCTGGGTCTGCGCGATGCCACGGCGGTGGCGGCCTTTCGCGCCCGTTACGATGCGGACGAAAAACCCAACACACCGGTCATCGCCATGATTCAAAACCTACACGGGCGCGTGGCCTTGGGGGTCCTTTCCAATGCGCCGCGAGGCTTAACGGCATGGCTGGAGCGCTGGAGGGTGCTGTCTCTGTTTGATGTTGTGGTGTGTTCCGCCGAAGAAGGTGTGCGAAAGCCGTGGAAAGAGGCTTACAGGCTGGCCTTGGAAAGGCTGAGGGTGACCCCTCAGGAGGCTCTTTTTGTGGATGATACGGAAGAAAATGTGAAAGCCGCCGAAGCCTTGGGCATGGCTTCGCACCTTTACCGAGATCCTTCCGGGCTGAGCCTATTTCTCAGTGCCCACGGTCTGGATCCTTTTCAGACGAGGAACCCTTGA
- a CDS encoding Type 1 glutamine amidotransferase-like domain-containing protein: MNPSSSAPRQQSMPAGILVLMGSGEFSSGMVEVHKALLRSRGSNPFAVFIDTPAGFQQNVDEISRRAQVYFQTRVGHPLHVVSLKSRHALDTIQGRQALKRLEKADYMLMGPGSPTYVARQWIGTPVPDILRSRLESGAVVVAASAAAISFSWKTLPVYEIYKVGMDLHWADGLDLLGPYGLRLVIVPHWNNAEGGTHDTRFCYMGKERFQLLEAQLPDKALVVGLDEHTALTLDFTQETATVRGVGTVTLRQIKSGAAARSQDSPSAKESLSLPSKHGPDRSQEAGVFDRSSDREGEGAFQRVFASGHSFPLNLFWALANVMDVKTPKPHPGSIATDAPTPSQNDTGPSPSQEPGSLSAPEEFWKTLRRAEDLLQRGLEHRLPEDAARALLDLDRLLWQSSAGGAPFEDIYQGRKIFREWLVQVAQRLTLSFEEKRTVLDPLVDDLVHLRQQFREKRLWQAADALRSLLAARGVAIDDTPSGPRRRWVDMEG, from the coding sequence ATGAATCCCTCTTCATCGGCTCCTCGCCAACAATCCATGCCCGCGGGAATCCTGGTGCTCATGGGATCGGGAGAATTCTCATCGGGCATGGTGGAAGTGCACAAGGCACTTCTTCGCTCCAGAGGCTCGAATCCGTTTGCCGTTTTTATCGATACACCGGCGGGATTTCAACAAAACGTTGATGAAATTTCCCGGCGAGCCCAAGTCTATTTTCAAACGCGCGTGGGCCATCCACTGCACGTGGTGTCCCTTAAATCCCGCCACGCTCTGGACACCATTCAGGGACGTCAAGCCTTGAAGCGTCTCGAAAAGGCCGACTACATGCTCATGGGACCCGGCAGCCCCACCTATGTCGCGCGCCAGTGGATAGGCACGCCGGTGCCGGACATCCTACGATCTCGACTCGAAAGCGGCGCCGTGGTGGTGGCGGCCAGCGCCGCGGCCATAAGTTTCAGCTGGAAAACGCTACCCGTCTACGAAATCTACAAAGTGGGCATGGATCTACACTGGGCCGACGGCCTCGACCTGCTGGGACCCTACGGCCTGCGCCTTGTCATTGTTCCCCACTGGAACAACGCGGAAGGGGGCACCCATGACACGCGTTTTTGCTACATGGGAAAGGAGCGGTTTCAGCTTCTGGAGGCTCAACTTCCCGACAAAGCGCTTGTCGTGGGCCTTGATGAACACACGGCCCTCACCTTGGATTTCACTCAAGAAACGGCCACCGTTCGCGGTGTGGGGACCGTGACTTTGAGACAAATCAAAAGCGGGGCGGCTGCGAGGTCCCAGGACAGCCCTTCGGCCAAGGAATCCCTTTCTTTGCCTTCGAAACATGGGCCCGATCGCTCGCAAGAAGCCGGGGTTTTTGATAGAAGTTCCGATCGTGAAGGTGAGGGCGCCTTCCAGAGAGTGTTTGCTTCGGGCCACAGCTTTCCCTTGAATTTGTTTTGGGCATTGGCCAACGTCATGGACGTTAAAACTCCAAAGCCTCATCCCGGATCCATCGCGACAGACGCCCCCACGCCCTCTCAGAATGACACCGGGCCTTCACCTTCACAGGAACCGGGTTCCCTTTCCGCACCGGAAGAATTCTGGAAGACGCTGCGCCGCGCCGAAGACCTTCTGCAACGGGGCCTGGAACATCGCCTTCCTGAAGATGCGGCCAGAGCGCTTCTGGATTTAGACCGACTTTTGTGGCAGAGTTCAGCCGGTGGCGCACCTTTCGAAGACATTTATCAGGGCCGGAAAATCTTTCGAGAATGGCTCGTTCAGGTGGCGCAACGCCTCACCTTGTCCTTCGAAGAAAAGCGCACGGTTTTGGATCCGCTTGTGGACGATTTGGTGCACCTTAGGCAACAGTTTCGAGAAAAAAGGCTGTGGCAGGCGGCCGATGCGCTGCGCAGCCTTCTTGCCGCTCGTGGAGTCGCCATCGACGATACGCCCTCGGGACCGCGCCGACGTTGGGTTGACATGGAAGGATAA
- a CDS encoding GNAT family N-acetyltransferase: MGREGSEVSVKIAEALHPLWSLWHKERYLFARRPLFVTPPWLDAWKRTLGQNESLCLLMAYGAFGADGYLALKLCDTEGLFAGDPEVCDYFDVVIRPGREEAVWRAMLQSAGQAGLKTLNLFPVRPTSTVMTHGVPLGRALGYAVSVESIDVTVEMPLAPSWEGYLQSLNGKQRHEVRRKMRRLEEAGQVDYRVVSTPSELEQALEVFFHLFQSNRDDKARFLTPAIRTYMETLCHTMGREGLLRLSFLHLNGSPAASALCFDDGETVYLYNNGYDAAFAPLSVGLMQTLFTIKDAAERGRTRYEFLRGDETYKFRLGGQEVPLYRVHISLDAA; this comes from the coding sequence GTGGGAAGAGAAGGCTCTGAGGTTTCCGTCAAAATCGCCGAAGCGCTGCATCCCCTGTGGTCCCTGTGGCACAAGGAACGGTATCTGTTTGCACGGCGCCCTTTGTTTGTCACGCCGCCATGGCTGGACGCATGGAAACGCACACTGGGCCAGAACGAATCCCTCTGCCTCTTGATGGCCTACGGAGCTTTTGGCGCCGATGGCTACCTAGCTCTGAAGCTGTGCGATACGGAAGGCCTTTTTGCCGGAGATCCCGAGGTGTGCGACTACTTTGACGTGGTGATTCGGCCGGGAAGAGAAGAAGCGGTTTGGCGAGCCATGCTGCAAAGCGCCGGTCAGGCGGGTTTGAAGACGCTGAATCTTTTTCCCGTAAGGCCCACATCCACGGTCATGACCCATGGCGTGCCCCTGGGCCGTGCTTTGGGCTATGCCGTTTCCGTGGAATCCATCGATGTGACGGTGGAAATGCCTCTGGCCCCGTCCTGGGAAGGATACCTTCAAAGCCTCAACGGAAAGCAACGCCACGAAGTGCGCCGAAAAATGCGCCGCTTGGAAGAAGCCGGCCAGGTGGACTATCGTGTCGTCTCCACGCCGTCGGAACTGGAACAAGCTTTGGAGGTGTTTTTTCATCTCTTTCAAAGCAACCGCGACGACAAAGCCCGGTTTCTGACCCCGGCCATTCGAACCTATATGGAAACCTTGTGCCACACCATGGGTCGCGAAGGATTGCTGCGGCTTTCCTTTCTTCACCTGAACGGCTCACCCGCTGCGTCCGCCTTGTGCTTTGATGACGGGGAAACGGTTTATCTGTATAACAACGGCTACGATGCCGCCTTTGCCCCCTTGAGCGTGGGGTTGATGCAAACCCTTTTCACCATCAAGGACGCTGCCGAGCGAGGTCGGACACGCTACGAATTCTTGCGCGGCGATGAAACCTACAAATTCCGGTTGGGAGGACAGGAAGTGCCTTTATATCGCGTGCACATTTCTCTGGACGCGGCCTAG
- a CDS encoding glycosyltransferase yields MCHCFLSSSPTFPATHPHQGARHLRIAMICAHSNPLGPLGRRDTGGMSVYIREMSRALASQGHHVHLFVGEPSSGSESQGLNDTRQTQRQYFGPNVHWVSVPCSTTVSQEPVEQLETAHTFCRAIVKASRNGSVAATGSAFRNEADSEDFRAVTWKSGRPFDVIFSHYWLSGLAGIQTAHVLQVPHVTMFHTLARSKAAALGQPVDASCRLCAEQLVAYQSHAVVAPTQAEKETLLNHYGVPLHRIIVVPCGVNGHLFRPSDRFSARRQLQLPVDAIIYLFVGRLDPIKGLDRLLAAFARLPRSMPARLVIVGGDPSEGEPLKAFHDMVQAQGLGNRVVFAGRVDQGRLPKFYAAADALVMASHYESFGLVALEALASGRPVIGPPVGVLPEVLRRAHAGVLLKDNSPDELLRGMTLIAEERHRQGAFQEAVRRSLSKRYAWHRVAQDLAQALMHISNPNGLSNVAKETIIHGLDRCSDHCGTSGRP; encoded by the coding sequence ATGTGCCATTGTTTCCTATCGTCATCACCCACATTTCCCGCAACCCATCCCCATCAGGGCGCTCGACACCTTCGCATCGCCATGATCTGCGCCCACTCCAACCCTCTGGGACCTCTCGGACGTCGGGATACGGGCGGAATGAGCGTCTACATTCGCGAGATGTCTCGAGCTTTGGCGTCCCAAGGACACCACGTTCATCTTTTTGTGGGAGAACCGTCCTCCGGGTCCGAATCTCAAGGCCTGAACGACACACGGCAAACCCAGCGTCAGTATTTCGGACCCAATGTTCACTGGGTGTCCGTGCCATGCTCGACCACGGTTTCTCAAGAGCCTGTGGAACAGCTCGAGACGGCCCACACCTTTTGCCGAGCCATTGTCAAGGCGTCGAGAAATGGAAGCGTGGCCGCAACGGGTTCGGCGTTCCGTAATGAAGCGGATTCGGAAGATTTCCGGGCCGTGACATGGAAAAGCGGGCGGCCCTTTGACGTCATCTTCAGCCATTATTGGCTGTCGGGACTGGCGGGCATTCAAACCGCCCATGTTTTGCAAGTGCCCCATGTGACCATGTTCCATACCTTGGCCCGATCCAAAGCCGCCGCCTTGGGCCAACCCGTGGACGCTTCCTGCCGGCTGTGCGCCGAACAACTCGTGGCGTATCAAAGCCATGCCGTGGTGGCTCCCACCCAGGCGGAAAAGGAAACACTGCTCAATCACTACGGTGTGCCACTCCATCGCATTATCGTGGTGCCCTGCGGCGTGAACGGCCATCTTTTTCGACCGAGCGACCGCTTCTCGGCGCGTCGGCAACTTCAGCTTCCTGTGGATGCGATCATCTATCTTTTTGTGGGACGGCTCGACCCCATCAAAGGCCTGGACCGCCTTCTTGCCGCCTTTGCGCGCCTTCCCCGCTCCATGCCGGCACGGCTGGTGATCGTCGGCGGTGACCCGTCGGAGGGCGAACCCTTAAAAGCTTTTCACGACATGGTGCAGGCCCAGGGGCTTGGCAACCGCGTGGTCTTTGCGGGTCGAGTGGACCAGGGTCGGCTTCCGAAATTTTATGCCGCCGCCGATGCGCTGGTCATGGCGTCGCACTACGAAAGTTTTGGCCTTGTGGCTCTGGAAGCTTTGGCTTCCGGGCGCCCCGTGATCGGGCCTCCCGTGGGCGTACTGCCGGAAGTTCTTCGTAGAGCGCACGCCGGCGTGTTGCTCAAGGACAACAGCCCGGACGAGCTTCTTCGAGGCATGACGCTCATCGCCGAGGAACGTCACCGTCAAGGGGCGTTCCAGGAAGCGGTGCGCCGCAGCCTATCCAAACGGTACGCGTGGCACCGGGTCGCCCAAGACCTGGCCCAGGCCTTGATGCACATCAGCAACCCCAATGGGCTTTCCAACGTGGCAAAGGAGACCATCATCCATGGACTCGATCGATGCTCTGATCATTGCGGCACATCCGGACGACCCTGA